One Oharaeibacter diazotrophicus DNA segment encodes these proteins:
- a CDS encoding DNA polymerase III subunit chi has product MTDVLFYHLDRQPLDRVLPKLLQLTLERGWRAVVQAGSAERLEALDTLLWTFEDESFLPHGTAADGHEAEQPVFLATDDVNPNRATVRFLVDRAAPPADAAGYDRLVLLFDGNDPDALADARTHWKTLKAAGHAVTYWQQNEQGRWVKKA; this is encoded by the coding sequence ATGACCGACGTCCTGTTCTACCACCTCGACCGCCAGCCGCTCGACCGCGTCCTGCCGAAGCTCTTGCAGCTGACGCTGGAGCGCGGCTGGCGCGCGGTGGTGCAGGCCGGGTCGGCCGAGCGGCTCGAGGCGCTCGACACGCTGCTCTGGACCTTCGAGGACGAGAGCTTCCTGCCGCACGGCACCGCCGCCGACGGCCACGAGGCCGAGCAACCGGTCTTCCTCGCCACCGACGACGTCAACCCCAACCGCGCCACCGTCCGCTTCCTGGTCGACCGCGCCGCCCCGCCGGCCGACGCCGCCGGCTACGACCGCCTCGTCCTCCTCTTCGACGGCAACGACCCCGACGCCCTCGCCGACGCCCGGACGCACTGGAAGACCCTCAAGGCCGCCGGCCACGCGGTGACCTACTGGCAGCAGAACGAGCAGGGCCGCTGGGTGAAGAAGGCCTGA